Genomic DNA from Garra rufa chromosome 22, GarRuf1.0, whole genome shotgun sequence:
TTTGTcctaaaattgtgagtttatatctcaaaattctgactttttcctctcgattctgacttcttttctcagaactgtgaaatataaactttcaattttgagttataaaatccaattctgagaaaaaaataattttgtcatacaattgtgagtttatatctcaaaattctggcttttttctctcgattctgacttcttttcttagaattgtataatataaactctcaattgtgagttataaagtccaattccgaaaaaaaaaaaaaaaaaaaaacttttgtcctacaattgtaagtttatatctcaaaattctgactttttctcagaattgtgaatataaactctaaattgtaaGTTGTgtaaagtccatttctgaggaaaaacgaCTTTTGTcctaaaattgtgagtttatatctcaaaattctgacattattctcTTGATTCTGACTCatcaatttctcagaattgtgaaatataaactttcacttgtgagttataaagtccaattctgaggaagAAAAACTTTTGTCATacaaactgtgagtttatatctcaaaagtctgactttttttctctcagttctgacttcttttctcatatctgtaaaatataaactctaaactgcaagttataaagtccaattccgaGGGAAAAAAGACTTTTGTcctaaaattgtgagtttatatctcaaaattctgactttttcctctcgattctgacttcttttctcagaactgtgaaatataaactttcaattttgagttataaaatccaattctgagaaaaaaagacttttgtcatacaattgtgagtttatatctcaaaattctggcttttttctcttgattctgacttcttttcttagaattgtataatataaactctcaattgtgagttataaagtccaattccgaaaaaaaaaaaaacttttgtccccaattgtaagtttatatctcaaaattcagactttttctcagaattgtgaatataaactctaaattgtaagttgtaaagtccatttctgaggaaaaacgaCTTTTGTCCTAAAatttgaagtttatatctcaaaattctgacattattctcttgattctgacttcttttttcataattgcgaaatataaacaaattgcgagttataaggaAAAAAGACTTTCGTcctacaattgtgagtttatatccaaaaataaaaaaagaggtcagaattgagagaaaaaactctgaattttgagatgcaaactcacaattgcaagaaaaatgtcagaattgcaagaaaaagagtTTATTTTCACAGGTGCGTTTATATCCTGCAACTCAGAGACATTAACTTTTTTTACAATTGCAGataaaaagaaataattttaagacaaaaagtcgcaattacctttttaattatttttatttagtgacaAACAAGCTTTCACAGGAATAGTAACATATTTACCTTATTTTTAAGGTATGGGCACGTGACCAATTTGTGATTGGAATGTGCGAAGCTTCCGGTGTCATTCTCTTACTgttattttagctgtacaaaaacagttcgttatgctgcttgatattgcaaactgccGTTTATTATCATATAATTTCAACGCATTATAGGAATCATAAACATACTTGTTTAGCCAATTAAATGTAGCGTTTACTGGACGTTGTTATTCCATTATTTACCAATAGCAGCTAAAAATAGGAAGTCTGGCACATTCAAAGAAATTAGCTTTATTTCTCGTTTCAGGTACCAAATTGTAGAGGTTATAAGTTGTCATTTTTACAGCTTGACTTTTATCCCAAAGAATGAAGGGAAGATATGATTTCTCATGATATGACTCATTTAAAGTCCCTGAAATTATTCCCACGTGCACTTATTTCAATCCAATCTAATTTTAAACATTACAGGGGATTCATATAAACAATTATTTTGACCTTTGCCATATTTCCGTATCCTTATCAAGACCACACAGCAAAAACAACTGAATATAGCCTTTCACGTCGTTTAGATTAATGTATCTCGCCCGAAGCGCGGGATATATATGAAGGAGGGCTGGAAGCGCGCGCTCGGCGGATCAGTAGCTCCATCTGCACGCAGAGCGGGAAGCTGCACTCGCTCTCGGTGTCGCGCTTCTCCAGGATCTTAACTGACATCCTTCAGCTCTGACTGAAAATACCAAAGGACTTCGACCACTGCGTCCGAAAATTCGTTTTCATGACTTGAATTTTATTCTTCGTGAAGTTTAAGCGCGTCTCCCGCTTCTTAACaaatgttttagtttattttatgcaGAAATAACGATCATTTGTTATCTGAGGAGAACTGCCGGTGTCCTGACGCACGAGCGGGCGCGCGCGGGCTTATCAGGAGGTGTCAAGTCCGAGTGTCGTTTATTCGTACTTGGATTTCGCACTTGTTCGTACAGTTTTGAGGTAATATTATTTTGGTCAGTGGAAGCATGTGAAGCTGTGATATTCCAGGAATGGATTTCCAAAGGTGTCCCAAAACTACAGGTAAATAATTAAAACGAAATTCATCAGTGTAGGGTttaaatttgtgtatttttataaAACGAATTCGCATGGCATAGTTGTCAGCATAGTATGTATTCAACAtgtttatttgaaaataaaaaacaaatactgTAATTAGGCTATACAAATTGTTATTAGCCGTTTTAGGTAAAATTGTTGAATCAGAATGTCTGTTTTCTATAGTAATTCATTATTTTGCATAATTTATTTAGACATATCATGTATTGGCTGGAAAATGTAGGATATGAATAAAGAGAGAAAAACAGAGTGGGATGTTTAATTACCCATTTAATTGCTTCATTAAATACATTCAAGCGGACTTATCCATTACTGAGAGTGTTTTTAAGTGTTGGAAACTCTAGGGTTTGATTTAATCACAGCTGGGTTTCTGCTGTTCATTCTCAGTTTAAGATGCTGTGATATTGTGTGGGATGAGGACAGACACGATTTGGATGAATCCTTGTAATCTAAACCACAGAACAACACTGCAGTGCTTCACTTTTGTATTAATTCATTCATCTGAGCCTTGGATGAAATGTATAGCAAAACCGAATCTGCATCGTTTCTTAGAAGATCTCTGCTAGATCAAATAGTTTGTTTGCTCTATGAAGATCAATTAAGCCAATATTTGCCAGGGCAAAAGTCAATGAGCTGTAGAAACCAGACAGACAAGGTAAAGTCCTTGTTTATTCAAAGTTGCAGCTCAAACCTGTAAGCAGATTTGACTACCCAGCAGCTCGTGACCTTAAATGTCTTTGGATCCATAATCAGTTTTGATAAAAGGGCTGTTTACATTTAGTCACTTCATGCATTCCATTTTCACCTGGCCACATAAATGTGTCAAATTTGTATTTTGTCTATTGCTTTTATTTGTATGTGCCTCAGCACAATAGATATGAATCAAGTCTACTGTTCTCGCAATATGCAAATATCAGAATTCACATTTACTGTTGAATGCTTTGCATGTTTTCAATCCatatgtgacgctggaccacaaaacctgtctttaATTGCAcaatagccagcaatacattgtatggctcaaaattatcgattttttctttcatggcaaaaatcattaggatattaagcaaagatcttgttccatgaagatattttgtaaattttcttctgatatgcattgctaagaacttaatttggcaaatttaaaggcgattttctcaatattcagatttttttttttgcaccctcaaattacagattttcaaatagttgcatctcagccaaatattgtcctatcctaacatcaatttatcaatagaaagcttatttattcagctgtcaaTTTTAACAAATTGacaaattatgactggttttgtggtccagggtcacattcgtGATTGCTCTACCCATGATTGCTCACTATCATGTGGGTTGTGGGTTTCCCAAACTTTAGTATGCTGACGTAAACCCATTTGGGGCAAGTAAACAAATATTTACACTTGACCGCGAACTGACCAAGTGAATTTAGGGATTTAtggacaaaaccagtcttaagtagcatgggtatattaagtaaagatcatgttccatgaatatattttgtaaatttcctactgtaaatatataaaagcttaatttaaaggtgatttccccttagattccagattttcaaattgttgtatcttggccaaatattgtccaatcctaacaaaccatacatttatgGAAAGCTTTTTTAGCTTTCAATTTAATTGAAATTTCAATTATTGGTTGAGATTCGTGATTGCTCTATCCATGATTGCTCACTCGCATGTGGGTTGAGGGACTCCCAAACTTTAGTATGCTGACGTAAACCAATTTGGGGCGAGTAAACAACTGTTTACACTTGGCCCCATCTTGTATTTGTCTCAAACGCATGAACAGACCAAGTAAAAACACTAAAATAGATTCTTAGAGTGTACATTACTTGTGATATTTTGGgaatgatatatgtgaccctggaccacaaaaccagtagcacaggtatatttgtagcaatagccaacaatactttGAATGGGTCAatatgataaatttttcttttatgccaaaaatcattaagatattaagtactttatgttccatgaagacattttgttaatttcctaccatagatATATTAAAACCTAgttttaaattagtaatatgcattgctaagaacttcatttggacaaatttaaagtcgattttcttaaaaattcagattccagattttcaaatagttgtatttcaaacaaactatacatcaatacatcaatagaaagcttatttattcagctttcaatttcaacaaattgatccttatgactggttttgtggtccagggtcacatttgtgattgTTCTATCCACGATTGCTCACTCGCATGTGGGTTGAGAGACTCCCAAACTTTAGTATGCTGACGTAAACCAATTTGGGGCAAGTAAACAACTGTTTACACTTGGCCCCATCTTGTATTTGTCTCACATGCATGAACTGACCAAGTGAAAACCCTCATATAGATTCTAAAAATGTACATTACTTGTGAATTtagggaccacaaaaccagtcttaagtagcattgtttgggtcaaaatgacacatttttcttttatgccaaaaatcattagaatattaattaGTAGAGATCGtgccctaccataaatatatcaaaacttaatttttgattagtaatatgcattgctaagtacttcagacaaatttaaaggcgattttcttaatatttaatcTTAATATTTGCACCctaagatttcagattttcaaacagttgtatctcagccaaattttgtcctatcctaacaaaccatacatcaattgaagcttatttattcaacttacatgtgatgtatacatctcaattaaagaaaattgacccttatgattggttttgtgttccagagtcacatattacgTTTAACGTAGCAATTTCTAACATTTTGTGGTTTGAATTGTCATTAGTTCATTCTAATGTAGAAATCAGGGCTACAGTCCAGCATTAATACACCCAAAAGTCAATTATTATGCATAAACATTGACACTcacaagaccaaaaaaaaaagcatatgtaGATGTGACATGTTTGAAATGACAACCTTAACTCATATTTCCTTGTTTTTACACATGCACACAGGTTTCGCATTAAACGGCAGACTCTATCTTCATAAGCTTTGTGCTGGTGCATAAACATTGCCAAAATGGAAACAAAATGGACGTTCATGCCCAATTCCAACATGTCCCTCCCTGACCGCCTGCTCAACGATAGTTTTTTCCCCGGAAACGAGTCTGACTTTGGTCTGGAGATCTACCCTCACAATAGCTCCCACCATGGCTTTGACCAAACCAGCTCAGCAGTGATAACATTCGTGTACTTTGTCGTCTGCGCCGTGGGGCTTTGCGGGAACGCCCTAGTCATATACGTCATCCTGCGCTACGCCAAAATGAAGACCGTCacgaatatttacattttgaaCCTGGCCGTGGCGGACGTTCTGTGCATGCTGAGCCTGCCGTTCATTGCAATTCAGCTGTCGTTGCTCCACTGGCCGTTTGGATCGGCGATATGCCGCATCGTACTGACCGTGGACTCCATGAACCAGTTCACCAGCATCTTTTTTCTAACGGTCATGAGCTTTGATCGATACTTGGCTGTGGTGCATCCGATCAAATCCACCAAATGGCGAAAGCCACGCATGGCTAAAACCTTCAGTTTGGGGATGTGGGGCGTGTCGCTGTTGGTTAACCTACCGATTATGATTTACAGCGGTGTGAACACCAAAAGGAACGAGGCGAGGACCTGTACCATGTTGTGGCCGGAGCCCCAGAACACCTACTACACCGCTTTTATCTTCTACACCTTTTTCTTAGGCTTTTTCTTACCGCTGATCGTCATCTCCATGTGCTACCTGCTGATCGTCATAAAGGTGAAATCCTCTGGCATGCGGGTGGGCTCCACCAAACGCAAGCGCTCTGAGCGCAAAGTCACCCGTATGGTGTCTATCGTAGTGGTGGTGTTCGTCTTATGCTGGTTACCTTTCTACGTATTCAACGTGACCTCCGTGACCGGAACCGTTCCCACAACGCCTGTGCTGAAAAGCACGTTTGACTTCGTGGTGGTGCTGGGTTACGCCAACAGCTGCGCCAACCCCATCCTCTACGCCTTCTTGTCGGACAACTTCAAGAAGAGCTTCCAAAACGTCCTTTGTCTGAAAAGAGTCGGCGGCTTGGATGAGATCGATCGCAGCGACAGTCGACAGGACAGGACTCGAATGGTCAACGACGTCATGACGGAAACGCATAACGCCGCGCTGCTCAACGGAGACCTTCAGACCAGCATCTGAGGAGGAAATCTGAGATTAGTTACATAATAAACATCTAAACGCAACCATCTTAAAATGTCCATTTGGGTGAGCTCCATCTGACCTGATGTATTTAAGCGATGAGCAAACGAATGTCATTTACTGTAAATAACTCTAGTTGTGTTTCTTGTGTTGTGTTTATTATGAGTGTACGTTCACTTCAGTGCCAAAATTGTCTTTCTAGTTCAGAGACAAAGCTAATTCATCGTTGAAGATCGTTGCCCTCATTAGATAAACATTATTTCATCCTCTTGATGAAAACAAAAGGCCCCGCTTGTTAGAGGCTTCTTGTTATTCAAGGATAGTGATGCTTGATGAGGACACTTCACTCAGTAGAAAAAAAGgcatatttatttgttgtttattaaGCGAGTTATACTTAGAATATCTTGTTTACATATACAAATCATCCCTTGTAATATTTCGCCTCTGGTTCCCAGTAGAGTTTATTTTGGTAGAGGAAATGTACATAAAGTTCAGAGGAGAGGGGGAGGAAAAGATGGGCTCTGTTACAAAACTTAGTATGCTTTGTACCTAATCAGCATTTTCAGGCATCATATTGTGCTTCAAAAAGTGTAGGCAGTGCTGTTTAAGAGTCCTTcactagtaaaaaagtaatagatttaaaatgcatttattgtattATACTAAGTACAGTGCAAGTCTGATGTATCGCttaagacttactgatataaaaattgtacATAAATGCACATTTCGTAATATTTAGCCTAAagtatgttttaatgtcactattgataaaattgtatgatctttaaataatatcagtctttaaatgcaaaatatttaaagtgtacccgaagtacaatcaaatatacttaagtatattttaagttgcacaattaaagtgcattaagctcTAAAtgagttgttccaatttagcagactttaaatgtaccagtttagtatacttaAAATACAATTGCAGCGTATTTTTATTAGGTACATATACTTagcatggaaaaaaaaacatattttaaaaacaactgaatatatttatttttcactaggatGCTTCTTGGGCAAATTTCTAAatcagtatttatacagtatcCTTCATGAAGCAGGCAATCCTAAAATGCACAGTGAAAAAATGCAGTGAAATTGAATTAAAATTgactattttacatttttttggtgCATTATGTGCTTTTATGTTCATTAGAGGATTGCTGTTACCTTCCCTagggaaaaataaatatactatttCATGGCACATGCTacaagtatactacaaatatacttatatattatatacttaataaaaataccctgcaagtGTACTGATTGTGTACTGATACATGATTGTGCTATTGCAAGTTTAATTaggtacattttaaatattttgcattttatttaaagatcatacagttttcatcaatagtgacattaaaacctattttaggcttaatatcaaaaaatgtgcattgtgcacaagtagtactagTAAGATTGAATTAAAATAGACTATTTTAGACATTTTTGGTGTGTGATGTGTTTTATGCTTATGAGAGGAATGCTGTTACCTTCCCTAATGaacaaaatatactaaaatgtatttaaaatacatttatttaatgctaaaactacactacaaatacatttatatattatgtactaaataaaaataccatgcaaaggtacttttagtatactaaactgatATTTTTTAAAGCCTGTTAAATatgaacaactaattttgtacttaatgcactttaactgtgcaaaagtccaactaaagatatccttaagtatatttgattgtgctttTTTTAAGTACACTTTAGGTGCATTTGAGATATTTTGTAGTACTAGTGAAATTGAATTAAAATGGACTACTTTAGACATTTTTGGTGAGTTATGTTTTTTTATGCTCGTTAGATTGCTGTTACCTtcatagtaaaaaataaatactaaaaggtatttaaaatacatgtatttcatgctaagtatactacattatgcacttgcaattgcaaaaatgcCCTGCAAtagtacttttagtatactaaactgatatttttaaagtctgctaaattgtaacaactaattttgtacttaatgtactttaATTGTGCAAAAGTCCATCTAAAGATACTTAattatatttgattgtgctattGCAAGTTTAATTaggtacattttaaatattttgcattttatttaaagatcatacagttttcatcaatagtgacatttaaacctattttaggcttaatatcaagaaatgtgcattgtgcacaagtagtactagTGAAATTGAATTAAAATGGACTATTTTAGACATTTTTGGTGTGTTATGTGTTTTTAGAGGATTGTTGTTACCTTccctagtaaaaaataaatatactaaaatatacttcaaaaaattatatttttaaagtctgctaaattggaaaaACAAATTTGGTGCTTAATGCACTTTAACTGCACGAAAgtagtccaactaaagatatacttaagtatatttgattgtgctaaagaggaactattgcaagtatactttaggtacactttaaatattttgcatttaaagacagatattatttaaagatcatacaatcttcatcaacagtgacattaaaacaactcattttgtacttaatgcactttaattgtgcaaaAGTCCatctaaagatatacttaagtatatttgattgtgctattgcaagtatacttaggtacatttaatatattttgcatttcatttaaaGACCATACAATTTTCATCAATAATGACATTAacacatattttaggcttaatattaagaaatatggATTGTGCACAAGTACTATTCCAATTTTCATATCAGTAAGTCTCAATTGATTTGTCAGTAAACGTGTTaggacttgaactatacttataaaatgaatgcattttaaatcgaTTACTTTACTAGTAAATCAGGAGGCCTTAAATGCACACTAGGTTTTGAAACAGAGCTTTACTGTAGGTTAAGCTTCATTGTTATCTGACCTAGAGAAAGTTTCTTTTTATGATGTTCTAATTGTGCAAATGAAGTATGAAGTTACAATATGGCCATTGGCTGTGCTAAATGAACATTCATCAGCTGGCAAATGAGATGCAAAGAAATCTTGGCTCCTGCTGTTCCACAAACAGCCTCGCTCACTCACCTCAGTCATAGCAATGAGGGTCAAGGGGGCAGAGAGACGGACGATGCTGACACAGAATGCAAGAGGGCATGCGGTTCTGAGAAAAGTATTCCAACAAGTGCATAATTGCGCAGTTCTTCATGTCAAAAATATACCTCATTATAAAACATAAGATGTATCTCCATCATGGTGATGAATGCATCCCGTCACAATAATGCAGAAACATCGCTGCACTGCAGTGACGATGAATCGCATCATAGCAGCTGCTTTGCATTGCTTGGAGGactttaaaaacaattatttattctAGCGAGGATTGCAAGTGCCTTAAATAATCACTCGAAAAGACAGAATGAGACGCATTCATTCATAGAGCTTTAACAATAAACCCTCCACCTGAATGTACAATAACTGTTATATATGCTTGTAAATACGACGCTAATTTACAACAGCTGCCGTAAATATCGTGTAAATATCGAGCTGGCATCAACAGAACGTTTTCAGCTCTAGAACATTTGAACATTTGCGAAGGGCTAAAACTGAACTTGTTTACTTTAGTCTGTCCGATCTTTTACGCTACAAGTGAATGAGTTCATGTTTAGAAGTGTACACAGCTTTTTCTAGGGTCGAAACAAACATATTTTGAAACCTGGGGAATTATTGATGACAGCAAAGTGGTTATCGCAGTATTCGTCAAGTACTTTGAGTTCAGTTCAATGTGCCTTTGACAGAAtagggtgtgtttgtgtgttagtGTGTCGTGCTTTTAGAGTCCCCAATAACACACTTCAAATATGTCTGATATTCTTTATCATAGTGTATGCCTATGTGATTAAAAGAATTGGtctgccaaaaatgaaaatttcctaaaAATTGGCTCACCCTCAGGTCTTCAAAGatgttgtttcttcatcagattctgagaaatgcagcattttatcacttgctcacctctggagtgaatgggtgccgtcagaatgagagtccaaacagctgataaaaacatcacaataatccacaagtaatccacactactccagtccatcaattaacatcttgaga
This window encodes:
- the sstr2a gene encoding somatostatin receptor type 2; this translates as METKWTFMPNSNMSLPDRLLNDSFFPGNESDFGLEIYPHNSSHHGFDQTSSAVITFVYFVVCAVGLCGNALVIYVILRYAKMKTVTNIYILNLAVADVLCMLSLPFIAIQLSLLHWPFGSAICRIVLTVDSMNQFTSIFFLTVMSFDRYLAVVHPIKSTKWRKPRMAKTFSLGMWGVSLLVNLPIMIYSGVNTKRNEARTCTMLWPEPQNTYYTAFIFYTFFLGFFLPLIVISMCYLLIVIKVKSSGMRVGSTKRKRSERKVTRMVSIVVVVFVLCWLPFYVFNVTSVTGTVPTTPVLKSTFDFVVVLGYANSCANPILYAFLSDNFKKSFQNVLCLKRVGGLDEIDRSDSRQDRTRMVNDVMTETHNAALLNGDLQTSI